From Scophthalmus maximus strain ysfricsl-2021 chromosome 14, ASM2237912v1, whole genome shotgun sequence, one genomic window encodes:
- the dgkh gene encoding diacylglycerol kinase eta isoform X7, whose translation MEDWISSLKSVQSREHYETAQFNVEHFSGMHNWYACSHARPTFCNVCKDSLSGVTSHGLSCEVCKFKAHKRCAVRATNNCKWTTLASIGKDIIEDEDGIAMPHQWLEGNLPVSAKCAVCDKTCGSVLRLQDWRCLWCKAMVHTACMDLYPRKCPLGQCKVSIIPPTALNSIDSDGFWKATCPPSCASPLLVFVNSKSGDNQGVKFLRRFKQLLNPAQVFDLVNGGPHLGLRLFQKFDNFRILVCGGDGSVGWVLSEIDKLNLHKQCQLGVLPLGTGNDLARVLGWGPSCDDDTQLPQILEKLERASTKMLDRWSIMTYEIKIPPKHSCPTTPEGTDDCQFHISAYEDSVAAHLTKILNCEQHSGVISSAKILCETVKDFVAKVGKAYEKSAENADECDTMSLKCAILNEKLDSLLHTLNAECQALPPLPHSTPPIVEEEQEEEEEEEEEEEEEEASEESLSELKGKLEEEETEKGRRGGPVHQLFRSREQLMLRANSLKKAVRQIIDQAERVVDEQNDHTEDTELPSPLEFRKDSEEENRDSEKDEDTKELEAVTSAKSPCSPTERRVSRSTQSCGSFTITPFTTSKENLPVLNTRIICPGLRAGLAASIAGSSIISKMLLANIDPFGATPFIDPDLDSLDGYMEKCVMNNYFGIGLDAKISLEFNNKREEHPEKCRSRTKNMMWYGVLGTKELLQRTYKNLEQKVQLECDGQYIPLPSLQGIAVLNIPSYAGGTNFWGGTKEDDIFCAPSFDDKILEVVAVFGSMQMAVSRVIKLQHHRIAQCRTVKITILGDEGVPIQVDGEAWIQPPGVIKIQHKNRAQMLTRDRAFENTLKSWEDKLKYDKAPLRPHLYPQQSVDLATEEEAALVQMCARATEELITRICEAAKTNGLLEQELAHAVNAASHAINKTHPKFPESLARNTAIEVASTVKALYNETESLLLGRVSLQLDPPEEELLSGALQSVELEMGKLGEIPWLYHILQPNDEEDHSLGYGKRNSRSSMFRIVPKFKKEKAAKKTSPQSVERWGTEEVGVWLEQLSLGEYRDSFIRHDIRGSELLHLERRDLKDLGISKVGHMKRILQGTKDLAKASMVDL comes from the exons atggaggacTGGATCAGTTCGCTGAAGTCCGTCCAGTCCAGAGAGCACTACGAG ACGGCACAGTTTAATGTGGAACATTTCTCAGGGATGCACAACTGGTACGCCTGCTCCCACGCACGGCCCACCTTCTGCAACGTCTGCAAGGACAGCCTGTCTGGGGTCACGTCCCACGGCCTCTCCTGcgaag tttgcaaATTCAAAGCCCACAAACGCTGCGCGGTCCGAGCCACCAACAACTGCAAGTGGACGACGCTGGCCTCCATCGGGAAGGACATCATCGAAGACGAGGATGGG attGCGATGCCTCACCAGTGGCTGGAGGGAAACCTGCCCGTCAGTGCCAAGTGTGCCGTGTGCGACAAGACGTGCGGCAGCGTGCTGAGGCTGCAGGACTGGCGCTGCCTCTGGTGCAAAGCCATG GTGCACACGGCCTGTATGGACCTGTACCCTCGCAAGTGTCCTCTGGGTCAGTGCAAAGTCTCCATCATTCCCCCGACGGCGCTCAACAGCATCGACTCGGACG GCTTCTGGAAGGCCACCTGCCCCCCGTCCTGTGCCAGCCCCCTCCTGGTCTTCGTCAACTCCAAGAGTGGCGACAACCAGGGGGTGAAGTTCCTGCGGCGCTTCAAGCAGCTCCTCAACCCGGCGCAGGTCTTCGACCTGGTCAACGGCGGGCCGCACCTCGG TCTGCGCCTGTTTCAGAAGTTCGACAACTTCCGTATCCTGGTGTGCGGCGGCGACGGCAGCGTGGGCTGGGTCCTGTCCGAGATCGACAAACTCAATCTGCACAAACAg TGCCAGCTGGGGGTGCTGCCGCTGGGCACGGGTAACGACCTGGCGCGCGTCCTGGGCTGGGGCCCGTCCTGCGACGACGACACGCAGCTGCCGCAGATCCTGGAGAAGCTGGAGCGGGCCAGCACCAAGATGCTGGACCGCTGGAGCATCATGACCTACGAGATCAAGATCCCGCCCAAGCACAGCTGCCCCACCACGCCGGAGGGCACCGACGACTGCCAG TTTCACATTTCTGCCTACGAAGACTCCGTAGCTGCTCATCTCACGAAGATCCTGAACTGTGAGCAGCACTCGGGGGTCATCTCCTCCGCCAA gATCCTGTGTGAGACGGTGAAGGACTTTGTTGCCAAAGTGGGGAAAGCCTACGAGAAGAGTGCGGAGAACGCAGACGAGTGCGACACCATGTCGCTCAAA TGTGCCATCCTCAACGAGAAGCTGGACTCGCTCCTCCACACCCTCAACGCCGAGTGCCAGGCTCTGCCTCCGCTCCCACATTCCACCCCTCCCAtcgtggaggaggagcaggaggaggaggaggaggaggaagaggaggaggaggaggaggaggccagcGAGGAGAGTCTGTCGGAGCTGAAggggaagctggaggaggaggagacggagaaaggacgacgaggaggaccCGTCCACCAGCTGTTCAGGAGCAGGGAGCAGCTGATGCTCCGGGCCAACAGTCTGAAGAAAGCCGTGCGACAGATCATAGACCAGGCGGAGCGAG TGGTGGACGAGCAGAACGACCACACGGAGGACACGGAGCTGCCGTCGCCCCTGGAGTTCAGGAAggacagcgaggaggagaacCGGGACAGCGAGAAGGACGAGGACACCAAGGAGCTGGAGGCCGTGACGT cCGCCAAGAGTCCCTGCTCTCCgacggagaggagggtgagTCGCAGCACTCAGTCCTGTGGCTCCTTCACCATCACGCCGTTCACCACCAGCAAGGAGAATCTGCCCGTGCTCAACACACGCATCATCTGCCCTg gcCTCCGTGCAGGTCTGGCCGCCTCCATCGCCGGCAGCTCCATCATCAGCAAGATGCTGCTGGCGAACATCGACCCCTTCGGCGCCACGCCCTTCATCGACCCCGACCTGGACTCACT agACGGCTACATGGAGAAGTGTGTGATGAACAACTACTTCGGCATCGGCCTGGATGCCAAGATCTCCCTGGAGTTCAACAACAAGCGAGAGGAGCATCCGGAGAAATGCCG GAGTCGCACCAAGAACATGATGTGGTACGGTGTTCTGGGCACAAAGGAGCTTCTGCAGCGAACCTACAAGAACCTGGAGCAGAAGGTCCAGCTGGAG tGCGACGGTCAGTACATCCCGCTGCCGAGCCTGCAGGGCATCGCCGTGCTGAACATCCCCAGCTACGCGGGCGGGACCAACTTCTGGGGCGGCACCAAGGAGGACGAC ATCTTCTGTGCACCGTCGTTCGACGATAAGATCCTGGAGGTCGTGGCCGTGTTCGGGAGCATGCAGATGGCAGTGTCCCGCGTCATCAAGCTGCAGCACCACCGCATAGCACAG TGTCGGACGGTGAAGATCACCATCCTGGGCGACGAGGGCGTTCCCATCCAGGTGGACGGCGAGGCCTGGATCCAGCCGCCCGGGGTCATCAAGATCCAGCACAAGAACCGGGCTCAGATGCTCACCAGAGACCGG GCGTTCGAGAACACGCTGAAGTCCTGGGAGGACAAGCTGAAGTACGACAAGGCTCCTCTGCGGCCTCACCTCTACCCGCAGCAGTCTGTGGATCTGGccacggaggaggaggccgcCCTGGTGCAGATGTGCGCCCGAGCCACAGAGGAGCTCATCACGAG GATATGCGAGGCTGCAAAGACCAACGGGCTTTTAGAGCAGGAGCTGGCCCACGCCGTCAACGCCGCGTCACACGCCATCAACAAAACACACCCCAAGTTTCCAGAG AGTCTGGCCAGGAACACGGCTATCGAAGTGGCGAGCACCGTCAAGGCTCTGTACAACGAGACCGAGTCTCTTCTGTTGGGCAGAGTCTCTCTG CAACTGGACCCtccggaggaggagctgctgtccgGCGCTCTGCAGAGCGTGGAGCTGGAAATGGGCAAACTGGGCGAGATCCCGTGGCTCTACCACATCCTGCAGCCCAACGACGAGGAG GACCACTCTCTGGGTTACGGCAAGAGGAACAGTCGCAGCAGCATGTTTCGCATTGTGCCCAAGTTCAAGAAGGAGAAGGCCGCCAAGAAGACGAGCCCTCAGTCAG tgGAACGATGGGGCACGGAGGAGGTGGGCGTCTGGCTGGAGCAGCTGAGTCTGGGCGAGTACAGAGACTCCTTCATCCGACACGACATCCGAGGCTCAGAGCTGCTGCACCTGGAGAGGCGGGACCTGAAG GATCTGGGGATATCGAAAGTGGGTCATATGAAGAGAATCCTCCAGGGAACTAAAGACCTGGCCAAGGCCTCCATGGTTGACCTCTAA
- the dgkh gene encoding diacylglycerol kinase eta isoform X8 yields MEDVYGFTRSPAWEELEPEKGPASSSAAGIHAHVVGVAAHGSGAADESSDSEAEQEGPQKLIRKVSTSGQIRSKTSIKEGLLLKQTSSFQRWRKRYFKLRGRTLYYAKDAKSLIFDEVDLSDASVAESSTKNVNNSFTVITPFRRLILCAENRKEMEDWISSLKSVQSREHYETAQFNVEHFSGMHNWYACSHARPTFCNVCKDSLSGVTSHGLSCEVCKFKAHKRCAVRATNNCKWTTLASIGKDIIEDEDGIAMPHQWLEGNLPVSAKCAVCDKTCGSVLRLQDWRCLWCKAMVHTACMDLYPRKCPLGQCKVSIIPPTALNSIDSDGFWKATCPPSCASPLLVFVNSKSGDNQGVKFLRRFKQLLNPAQVFDLVNGGPHLGLRLFQKFDNFRILVCGGDGSVGWVLSEIDKLNLHKQCQLGVLPLGTGNDLARVLGWGPSCDDDTQLPQILEKLERASTKMLDRWSIMTYEIKIPPKHSCPTTPEGTDDCQFHISAYEDSVAAHLTKILNCEQHSGVISSAKILCETVKDFVAKVGKAYEKSAENADECDTMSLKCAILNEKLDSLLHTLNAECQALPPLPHSTPPIVEEEQEEEEEEEEEEEEEEASEESLSELKGKLEEEETEKGRRGGPVHQLFRSREQLMLRANSLKKAVRQIIDQAERVVDEQNDHTEDTELPSPLEFRKDSEEENRDSEKDEDTKELEAVTSAKSPCSPTERRVSRSTQSCGSFTITPFTTSKENLPVLNTRIICPGLRAGLAASIAGSSIISKMLLANIDPFGATPFIDPDLDSLDGYMEKCVMNNYFGIGLDAKISLEFNNKREEHPEKCRSRTKNMMWYGVLGTKELLQRTYKNLEQKVQLECDGQYIPLPSLQGIAVLNIPSYAGGTNFWGGTKEDDIFCAPSFDDKILEVVAVFGSMQMAVSRVIKLQHHRIAQCRTVKITILGDEGVPIQVDGEAWIQPPGVIKIQHKNRAQMLTRDRAFENTLKSWEDKLKYDKAPLRPHLYPQQSVDLATEEEAALVQMCARATEELITRICEAAKTNGLLEQELAHAVNAASHAINKTHPKFPESLARNTAIEVASTVKALYNETESLLLGRVSLQLDPPEEELLSGALQSVELEMGKLGEIPWLYHILQPNDEEDHSLGYGKRNSRSSMFRIVPKFKKEKAAKKTSPQSGSGDIESGSYEENPPGN; encoded by the exons TCCCTTATCTTTGACGAGGTCGACCTATCGGACGCCAGCGTTGCAGAGTCCAGCACGAAGAATGTCAACAACAGCTTCAca GTGATCACTCCGTTCCGACGGCTCATCCTCTGCGCCGAGAAcaggaaggagatggaggacTGGATCAGTTCGCTGAAGTCCGTCCAGTCCAGAGAGCACTACGAG ACGGCACAGTTTAATGTGGAACATTTCTCAGGGATGCACAACTGGTACGCCTGCTCCCACGCACGGCCCACCTTCTGCAACGTCTGCAAGGACAGCCTGTCTGGGGTCACGTCCCACGGCCTCTCCTGcgaag tttgcaaATTCAAAGCCCACAAACGCTGCGCGGTCCGAGCCACCAACAACTGCAAGTGGACGACGCTGGCCTCCATCGGGAAGGACATCATCGAAGACGAGGATGGG attGCGATGCCTCACCAGTGGCTGGAGGGAAACCTGCCCGTCAGTGCCAAGTGTGCCGTGTGCGACAAGACGTGCGGCAGCGTGCTGAGGCTGCAGGACTGGCGCTGCCTCTGGTGCAAAGCCATG GTGCACACGGCCTGTATGGACCTGTACCCTCGCAAGTGTCCTCTGGGTCAGTGCAAAGTCTCCATCATTCCCCCGACGGCGCTCAACAGCATCGACTCGGACG GCTTCTGGAAGGCCACCTGCCCCCCGTCCTGTGCCAGCCCCCTCCTGGTCTTCGTCAACTCCAAGAGTGGCGACAACCAGGGGGTGAAGTTCCTGCGGCGCTTCAAGCAGCTCCTCAACCCGGCGCAGGTCTTCGACCTGGTCAACGGCGGGCCGCACCTCGG TCTGCGCCTGTTTCAGAAGTTCGACAACTTCCGTATCCTGGTGTGCGGCGGCGACGGCAGCGTGGGCTGGGTCCTGTCCGAGATCGACAAACTCAATCTGCACAAACAg TGCCAGCTGGGGGTGCTGCCGCTGGGCACGGGTAACGACCTGGCGCGCGTCCTGGGCTGGGGCCCGTCCTGCGACGACGACACGCAGCTGCCGCAGATCCTGGAGAAGCTGGAGCGGGCCAGCACCAAGATGCTGGACCGCTGGAGCATCATGACCTACGAGATCAAGATCCCGCCCAAGCACAGCTGCCCCACCACGCCGGAGGGCACCGACGACTGCCAG TTTCACATTTCTGCCTACGAAGACTCCGTAGCTGCTCATCTCACGAAGATCCTGAACTGTGAGCAGCACTCGGGGGTCATCTCCTCCGCCAA gATCCTGTGTGAGACGGTGAAGGACTTTGTTGCCAAAGTGGGGAAAGCCTACGAGAAGAGTGCGGAGAACGCAGACGAGTGCGACACCATGTCGCTCAAA TGTGCCATCCTCAACGAGAAGCTGGACTCGCTCCTCCACACCCTCAACGCCGAGTGCCAGGCTCTGCCTCCGCTCCCACATTCCACCCCTCCCAtcgtggaggaggagcaggaggaggaggaggaggaggaagaggaggaggaggaggaggaggccagcGAGGAGAGTCTGTCGGAGCTGAAggggaagctggaggaggaggagacggagaaaggacgacgaggaggaccCGTCCACCAGCTGTTCAGGAGCAGGGAGCAGCTGATGCTCCGGGCCAACAGTCTGAAGAAAGCCGTGCGACAGATCATAGACCAGGCGGAGCGAG TGGTGGACGAGCAGAACGACCACACGGAGGACACGGAGCTGCCGTCGCCCCTGGAGTTCAGGAAggacagcgaggaggagaacCGGGACAGCGAGAAGGACGAGGACACCAAGGAGCTGGAGGCCGTGACGT cCGCCAAGAGTCCCTGCTCTCCgacggagaggagggtgagTCGCAGCACTCAGTCCTGTGGCTCCTTCACCATCACGCCGTTCACCACCAGCAAGGAGAATCTGCCCGTGCTCAACACACGCATCATCTGCCCTg gcCTCCGTGCAGGTCTGGCCGCCTCCATCGCCGGCAGCTCCATCATCAGCAAGATGCTGCTGGCGAACATCGACCCCTTCGGCGCCACGCCCTTCATCGACCCCGACCTGGACTCACT agACGGCTACATGGAGAAGTGTGTGATGAACAACTACTTCGGCATCGGCCTGGATGCCAAGATCTCCCTGGAGTTCAACAACAAGCGAGAGGAGCATCCGGAGAAATGCCG GAGTCGCACCAAGAACATGATGTGGTACGGTGTTCTGGGCACAAAGGAGCTTCTGCAGCGAACCTACAAGAACCTGGAGCAGAAGGTCCAGCTGGAG tGCGACGGTCAGTACATCCCGCTGCCGAGCCTGCAGGGCATCGCCGTGCTGAACATCCCCAGCTACGCGGGCGGGACCAACTTCTGGGGCGGCACCAAGGAGGACGAC ATCTTCTGTGCACCGTCGTTCGACGATAAGATCCTGGAGGTCGTGGCCGTGTTCGGGAGCATGCAGATGGCAGTGTCCCGCGTCATCAAGCTGCAGCACCACCGCATAGCACAG TGTCGGACGGTGAAGATCACCATCCTGGGCGACGAGGGCGTTCCCATCCAGGTGGACGGCGAGGCCTGGATCCAGCCGCCCGGGGTCATCAAGATCCAGCACAAGAACCGGGCTCAGATGCTCACCAGAGACCGG GCGTTCGAGAACACGCTGAAGTCCTGGGAGGACAAGCTGAAGTACGACAAGGCTCCTCTGCGGCCTCACCTCTACCCGCAGCAGTCTGTGGATCTGGccacggaggaggaggccgcCCTGGTGCAGATGTGCGCCCGAGCCACAGAGGAGCTCATCACGAG GATATGCGAGGCTGCAAAGACCAACGGGCTTTTAGAGCAGGAGCTGGCCCACGCCGTCAACGCCGCGTCACACGCCATCAACAAAACACACCCCAAGTTTCCAGAG AGTCTGGCCAGGAACACGGCTATCGAAGTGGCGAGCACCGTCAAGGCTCTGTACAACGAGACCGAGTCTCTTCTGTTGGGCAGAGTCTCTCTG CAACTGGACCCtccggaggaggagctgctgtccgGCGCTCTGCAGAGCGTGGAGCTGGAAATGGGCAAACTGGGCGAGATCCCGTGGCTCTACCACATCCTGCAGCCCAACGACGAGGAG GACCACTCTCTGGGTTACGGCAAGAGGAACAGTCGCAGCAGCATGTTTCGCATTGTGCCCAAGTTCAAGAAGGAGAAGGCCGCCAAGAAGACGAGCCCTCAGTCAG GATCTGGGGATATCGAAAGTGGGTCATATGAAGAGAATCCTCCAGGGAACTAA
- the dgkh gene encoding diacylglycerol kinase eta isoform X4 — translation MEDVYGFTRSPAWEELEPEKGPASSSAAGIHAHVVGVAAHGSGAADESSDSEAEQEGPQKLIRKVSTSGQIRSKTSIKEGLLLKQTSSFQRWRKRYFKLRGRTLYYAKDAKSLIFDEVDLSDASVAESSTKNVNNSFTVITPFRRLILCAENRKEMEDWISSLKSVQSREHYETAQFNVEHFSGMHNWYACSHARPTFCNVCKDSLSGVTSHGLSCEVCKFKAHKRCAVRATNNCKWTTLASIGKDIIEDEDGIAMPHQWLEGNLPVSAKCAVCDKTCGSVLRLQDWRCLWCKAMVHTACMDLYPRKCPLGQCKVSIIPPTALNSIDSDGFWKATCPPSCASPLLVFVNSKSGDNQGVKFLRRFKQLLNPAQVFDLVNGGPHLGLRLFQKFDNFRILVCGGDGSVGWVLSEIDKLNLHKQCQLGVLPLGTGNDLARVLGWGPSCDDDTQLPQILEKLERASTKMLDRWSIMTYEIKIPPKHSCPTTPEGTDDCQFHISAYEDSVAAHLTKILNCEQHSGVISSAKILCETVKDFVAKVGKAYEKSAENADECDTMSLKCAILNEKLDSLLHTLNAECQALPPLPHSTPPIVEEEQEEEEEEEEEEEEEEASEESLSELKGKLEEEETEKGRRGGPVHQLFRSREQLMLRANSLKKAVRQIIDQAERVVDEQNDHTEDTELPSPLEFRKDSEEENRDSEKDEDTKELEAVTSAKSPCSPTERRVSRSTQSCGSFTITPFTTSKENLPVLNTRIICPGLRAGLAASIAGSSIISKMLLANIDPFGATPFIDPDLDSLDGYMEKCVMNNYFGIGLDAKISLEFNNKREEHPEKCRSRTKNMMWYGVLGTKELLQRTYKNLEQKVQLECDGQYIPLPSLQGIAVLNIPSYAGGTNFWGGTKEDDIFCAPSFDDKILEVVAVFGSMQMAVSRVIKLQHHRIAQCRTVKITILGDEGVPIQVDGEAWIQPPGVIKIQHKNRAQMLTRDRAFENTLKSWEDKLKYDKAPLRPHLYPQQSVDLATEEEAALVQMCARATEELITRICEAAKTNGLLEQELAHAVNAASHAINKTHPKFPESLARNTAIEVASTVKALYNETESLLLGRVSLQLDPPEEELLSGALQSVELEMGKLGEIPWLYHILQPNDEEDHSLGYGKRNSRSSMFRIVPKFKKEKAAKKTSPQSVERWGTEEVGVWLEQLSLGEYRDSFIRHDIRGSELLHLERRDLKDLGISKVGHMKRILQGTKDLAKASMVDL, via the exons TCCCTTATCTTTGACGAGGTCGACCTATCGGACGCCAGCGTTGCAGAGTCCAGCACGAAGAATGTCAACAACAGCTTCAca GTGATCACTCCGTTCCGACGGCTCATCCTCTGCGCCGAGAAcaggaaggagatggaggacTGGATCAGTTCGCTGAAGTCCGTCCAGTCCAGAGAGCACTACGAG ACGGCACAGTTTAATGTGGAACATTTCTCAGGGATGCACAACTGGTACGCCTGCTCCCACGCACGGCCCACCTTCTGCAACGTCTGCAAGGACAGCCTGTCTGGGGTCACGTCCCACGGCCTCTCCTGcgaag tttgcaaATTCAAAGCCCACAAACGCTGCGCGGTCCGAGCCACCAACAACTGCAAGTGGACGACGCTGGCCTCCATCGGGAAGGACATCATCGAAGACGAGGATGGG attGCGATGCCTCACCAGTGGCTGGAGGGAAACCTGCCCGTCAGTGCCAAGTGTGCCGTGTGCGACAAGACGTGCGGCAGCGTGCTGAGGCTGCAGGACTGGCGCTGCCTCTGGTGCAAAGCCATG GTGCACACGGCCTGTATGGACCTGTACCCTCGCAAGTGTCCTCTGGGTCAGTGCAAAGTCTCCATCATTCCCCCGACGGCGCTCAACAGCATCGACTCGGACG GCTTCTGGAAGGCCACCTGCCCCCCGTCCTGTGCCAGCCCCCTCCTGGTCTTCGTCAACTCCAAGAGTGGCGACAACCAGGGGGTGAAGTTCCTGCGGCGCTTCAAGCAGCTCCTCAACCCGGCGCAGGTCTTCGACCTGGTCAACGGCGGGCCGCACCTCGG TCTGCGCCTGTTTCAGAAGTTCGACAACTTCCGTATCCTGGTGTGCGGCGGCGACGGCAGCGTGGGCTGGGTCCTGTCCGAGATCGACAAACTCAATCTGCACAAACAg TGCCAGCTGGGGGTGCTGCCGCTGGGCACGGGTAACGACCTGGCGCGCGTCCTGGGCTGGGGCCCGTCCTGCGACGACGACACGCAGCTGCCGCAGATCCTGGAGAAGCTGGAGCGGGCCAGCACCAAGATGCTGGACCGCTGGAGCATCATGACCTACGAGATCAAGATCCCGCCCAAGCACAGCTGCCCCACCACGCCGGAGGGCACCGACGACTGCCAG TTTCACATTTCTGCCTACGAAGACTCCGTAGCTGCTCATCTCACGAAGATCCTGAACTGTGAGCAGCACTCGGGGGTCATCTCCTCCGCCAA gATCCTGTGTGAGACGGTGAAGGACTTTGTTGCCAAAGTGGGGAAAGCCTACGAGAAGAGTGCGGAGAACGCAGACGAGTGCGACACCATGTCGCTCAAA TGTGCCATCCTCAACGAGAAGCTGGACTCGCTCCTCCACACCCTCAACGCCGAGTGCCAGGCTCTGCCTCCGCTCCCACATTCCACCCCTCCCAtcgtggaggaggagcaggaggaggaggaggaggaggaagaggaggaggaggaggaggaggccagcGAGGAGAGTCTGTCGGAGCTGAAggggaagctggaggaggaggagacggagaaaggacgacgaggaggaccCGTCCACCAGCTGTTCAGGAGCAGGGAGCAGCTGATGCTCCGGGCCAACAGTCTGAAGAAAGCCGTGCGACAGATCATAGACCAGGCGGAGCGAG TGGTGGACGAGCAGAACGACCACACGGAGGACACGGAGCTGCCGTCGCCCCTGGAGTTCAGGAAggacagcgaggaggagaacCGGGACAGCGAGAAGGACGAGGACACCAAGGAGCTGGAGGCCGTGACGT cCGCCAAGAGTCCCTGCTCTCCgacggagaggagggtgagTCGCAGCACTCAGTCCTGTGGCTCCTTCACCATCACGCCGTTCACCACCAGCAAGGAGAATCTGCCCGTGCTCAACACACGCATCATCTGCCCTg gcCTCCGTGCAGGTCTGGCCGCCTCCATCGCCGGCAGCTCCATCATCAGCAAGATGCTGCTGGCGAACATCGACCCCTTCGGCGCCACGCCCTTCATCGACCCCGACCTGGACTCACT agACGGCTACATGGAGAAGTGTGTGATGAACAACTACTTCGGCATCGGCCTGGATGCCAAGATCTCCCTGGAGTTCAACAACAAGCGAGAGGAGCATCCGGAGAAATGCCG GAGTCGCACCAAGAACATGATGTGGTACGGTGTTCTGGGCACAAAGGAGCTTCTGCAGCGAACCTACAAGAACCTGGAGCAGAAGGTCCAGCTGGAG tGCGACGGTCAGTACATCCCGCTGCCGAGCCTGCAGGGCATCGCCGTGCTGAACATCCCCAGCTACGCGGGCGGGACCAACTTCTGGGGCGGCACCAAGGAGGACGAC ATCTTCTGTGCACCGTCGTTCGACGATAAGATCCTGGAGGTCGTGGCCGTGTTCGGGAGCATGCAGATGGCAGTGTCCCGCGTCATCAAGCTGCAGCACCACCGCATAGCACAG TGTCGGACGGTGAAGATCACCATCCTGGGCGACGAGGGCGTTCCCATCCAGGTGGACGGCGAGGCCTGGATCCAGCCGCCCGGGGTCATCAAGATCCAGCACAAGAACCGGGCTCAGATGCTCACCAGAGACCGG GCGTTCGAGAACACGCTGAAGTCCTGGGAGGACAAGCTGAAGTACGACAAGGCTCCTCTGCGGCCTCACCTCTACCCGCAGCAGTCTGTGGATCTGGccacggaggaggaggccgcCCTGGTGCAGATGTGCGCCCGAGCCACAGAGGAGCTCATCACGAG GATATGCGAGGCTGCAAAGACCAACGGGCTTTTAGAGCAGGAGCTGGCCCACGCCGTCAACGCCGCGTCACACGCCATCAACAAAACACACCCCAAGTTTCCAGAG AGTCTGGCCAGGAACACGGCTATCGAAGTGGCGAGCACCGTCAAGGCTCTGTACAACGAGACCGAGTCTCTTCTGTTGGGCAGAGTCTCTCTG CAACTGGACCCtccggaggaggagctgctgtccgGCGCTCTGCAGAGCGTGGAGCTGGAAATGGGCAAACTGGGCGAGATCCCGTGGCTCTACCACATCCTGCAGCCCAACGACGAGGAG GACCACTCTCTGGGTTACGGCAAGAGGAACAGTCGCAGCAGCATGTTTCGCATTGTGCCCAAGTTCAAGAAGGAGAAGGCCGCCAAGAAGACGAGCCCTCAGTCAG tgGAACGATGGGGCACGGAGGAGGTGGGCGTCTGGCTGGAGCAGCTGAGTCTGGGCGAGTACAGAGACTCCTTCATCCGACACGACATCCGAGGCTCAGAGCTGCTGCACCTGGAGAGGCGGGACCTGAAG GATCTGGGGATATCGAAAGTGGGTCATATGAAGAGAATCCTCCAGGGAACTAAAGACCTGGCCAAGGCCTCCATGGTTGACCTCTAA